A window of Atribacteraceae bacterium contains these coding sequences:
- a CDS encoding LCCL domain-containing protein: MYRRFLVGLIVAGLLVAGIGTVLAQQTWDDFVEHYLSLSSAEQEQVRSSMTPDEQVYLEQLLAQRGVPRNAAVPDLAVLPDPGNLTAYRDKAGETFRFLVTGAVSGSVWGTGVYTDDSNLATAAVHAGVLRQGESGVVTVTVLPGQASYQGSTSFGITSGNYGSWHGSYRFEAQTTITAGIPTQLTYTVVAQNLSGVPVANPVIRDNGRILNNDDAVKTGGNQDNILEVGETWTWTYQETVTETIGRDIVNTATIEGPDDANLDTDPANNTASTAVTVTAPPGTYDLSITKTVTAMALPEEGIEIGETPGCRPR; encoded by the coding sequence ATGTACAGAAGGTTTCTGGTTGGTTTGATCGTGGCCGGCCTATTGGTGGCTGGCATAGGGACCGTTCTGGCGCAGCAAACCTGGGATGATTTCGTCGAACATTATCTCTCCCTGAGTTCGGCCGAACAAGAACAGGTCCGCTCCAGTATGACTCCTGATGAACAGGTGTATCTGGAACAGCTCCTGGCGCAGCGGGGAGTTCCGAGAAACGCTGCGGTACCGGACCTCGCTGTCCTGCCCGACCCGGGAAACCTGACCGCTTACCGGGATAAGGCCGGTGAAACGTTCCGTTTTCTGGTCACGGGGGCTGTCTCAGGAAGTGTATGGGGAACCGGGGTGTACACCGACGACTCCAATCTCGCCACGGCCGCCGTTCATGCCGGGGTGCTCCGTCAGGGTGAAAGCGGGGTCGTCACGGTGACCGTTCTTCCGGGGCAAGCCAGCTACCAGGGAAGTACCAGTTTCGGGATAACCAGCGGGAATTACGGGTCGTGGCACGGGAGCTACCGGTTCGAAGCGCAGACCACCATCACCGCCGGAATCCCCACCCAGCTCACCTATACCGTCGTGGCCCAGAACCTGTCCGGCGTACCGGTGGCCAACCCGGTGATCCGGGACAACGGGCGCATTCTCAACAATGACGATGCGGTGAAGACCGGAGGGAACCAGGACAACATTCTGGAGGTGGGGGAAACCTGGACCTGGACCTACCAGGAGACCGTGACCGAGACGATCGGGCGTGACATCGTCAATACCGCCACCATCGAGGGACCGGATGACGCAAACCTGGATACCGATCCCGCCAACAACACCGCCAGCACCGCTGTCACCGTCACGGCACCGCCCGGTACCTATGACCTGTCCATCACGAAAACCGTCACCGCCATGGCATTGCCTGAGGAAGGCATCGAGATCGGGGAGACCCCGGGATGCCGTCCTCGATGA
- a CDS encoding substrate-binding domain-containing protein has product MHKKTKISFLLVVVLVLVFVCAGSAFAKYSFTFLTHGGEGNVFWASVYRGAREAAARYGIDFVMIRPTEEGDFASQLASFEATLALRPDGIITSIPHPDMFDDVIQRAIDMGILVICSNTDDPEGAAGNARLSYIGQDLVVAGRILAQALLADIPEGETYHFLISNGGPGQVWAEQRAKGIVGYLEEKGHSYEILDTTILMDVAQSRIQAYLHANPETRGVLTVEYNHAAAARAAEALGFEPGELLIGGFDLVPEVLTGIQAGYIQLTVDQQPYLQGYLAVVQLYLMLEYGLSAWDVNTGNALVDATNVDMVIELARERIR; this is encoded by the coding sequence ATGCATAAAAAAACGAAAATTTCCTTTTTGTTGGTTGTTGTTTTAGTTCTGGTGTTTGTATGTGCGGGGAGCGCTTTCGCCAAATACAGTTTTACGTTCCTGACCCACGGAGGAGAGGGAAATGTTTTTTGGGCCTCCGTCTACCGGGGCGCGCGGGAGGCAGCGGCAAGATACGGGATTGATTTCGTAATGATACGACCTACTGAAGAAGGGGATTTTGCTTCTCAATTGGCCAGTTTCGAAGCGACTTTGGCTCTTAGGCCCGATGGAATCATCACCTCCATCCCCCATCCGGACATGTTCGACGATGTGATCCAAAGAGCCATCGATATGGGTATCCTGGTGATCTGTTCGAATACCGATGACCCGGAAGGCGCAGCCGGGAATGCCCGCCTTTCATATATCGGGCAGGATTTGGTCGTGGCCGGGCGAATCTTGGCTCAAGCCCTTCTGGCCGATATTCCGGAAGGGGAGACTTACCATTTCCTGATAAGTAACGGTGGCCCCGGCCAAGTTTGGGCCGAGCAGAGAGCGAAAGGCATTGTTGGCTATCTCGAAGAAAAAGGTCATTCATACGAGATATTGGATACCACGATTCTCATGGACGTAGCACAATCTCGGATTCAAGCCTATCTTCATGCCAATCCGGAAACCAGAGGAGTTCTGACCGTAGAATATAATCACGCGGCTGCGGCCCGAGCGGCTGAAGCCCTGGGATTTGAGCCCGGAGAACTTTTGATAGGTGGATTCGACCTTGTCCCTGAAGTGCTCACGGGCATTCAGGCTGGGTATATTCAGCTTACCGTTGATCAGCAACCATATCTACAGGGATATCTGGCAGTGGTCCAACTTTACCTCATGCTCGAGTACGGCTTGAGCGCCTGGGATGTCAATACTGGCAATGCTCTTGTTGACGCAACGAATGTCGATATGGTCATCGAGCTTGCCCGTGAGCGGATACGCTGA
- a CDS encoding cytochrome c biogenesis protein CcdA encodes MDFELNILISFLAGLLSFLSPCILAIAPAYLGYVTGVSSLEKNRKRVVLHTVLFVVGFTGVFFVLGVGASSLGTLLFLYRPWFNRIAGIVIIVFGLQVLGLLKIRLLYSEKRLQAGRRLNRLRSLVLGMTFALGWAPCVGPILGSILLYVSTLGRFMEGGLLLSFYAAGLALPFLLLGSGWGYTMTLLRGIQRRGRLVEIISGMLLIVLGILLVTDQMQVIVHRLGFDLFINTESLLLGD; translated from the coding sequence GTGGATTTTGAACTCAATATACTAATCAGCTTTCTGGCCGGCCTGTTATCCTTCCTGTCGCCCTGTATCCTGGCTATCGCACCGGCCTACTTGGGATATGTCACTGGGGTCAGTTCACTGGAAAAGAATCGGAAACGGGTCGTACTCCATACCGTATTGTTCGTGGTTGGATTTACCGGAGTGTTTTTTGTGCTGGGAGTGGGAGCCTCCAGTCTCGGAACCCTCCTTTTCCTTTACCGGCCGTGGTTCAATCGGATCGCCGGGATCGTGATTATCGTCTTTGGTTTGCAGGTCCTCGGATTATTAAAAATTCGCCTGCTGTATTCGGAAAAGCGGCTTCAGGCCGGCCGGCGTCTGAACCGGCTCAGAAGCCTGGTGTTGGGGATGACTTTTGCTCTGGGATGGGCTCCCTGCGTAGGACCGATCCTCGGTTCAATCCTCTTGTATGTGTCTACCCTGGGCCGGTTTATGGAAGGAGGACTCCTGCTGTCATTTTATGCCGCTGGCTTGGCTCTTCCGTTTTTGCTCTTGGGTAGTGGATGGGGGTATACTATGACCTTGCTTCGTGGAATCCAAAGACGGGGGAGATTGGTAGAAATAATCAGCGGCATGCTCCTGATCGTCCTCGGGATTCTTCTGGTCACTGACCAGATGCAGGTCATTGTTCATCGATTGGGATTTGATCTCTTTATTAACACCGAATCCTTGTTACTCGGTGACTGA
- a CDS encoding secondary thiamine-phosphate synthase enzyme YjbQ yields MFFLKSYRKEVWFDVHKRREIINITPQVTEALRESDISEGLLLCNAMHITASVFINDHEAGLHRDFEIWLEKLAPEKPYDQYLHNGFEDNADAHLKRTIMGREVVIAVTAGQLDLGPWEQIFYGEFDGKRKKRVLIKIIGE; encoded by the coding sequence GTGTTTTTTCTGAAGAGTTATCGAAAAGAGGTCTGGTTTGATGTTCACAAGCGCCGCGAGATCATCAACATAACCCCCCAGGTGACCGAGGCGCTACGGGAAAGCGACATATCGGAAGGACTGCTGCTTTGTAACGCCATGCACATTACAGCCAGCGTTTTTATCAATGACCACGAAGCGGGTCTGCATCGCGATTTCGAAATCTGGCTGGAAAAGTTGGCTCCGGAAAAACCCTATGACCAATACCTTCACAATGGGTTTGAAGACAATGCCGATGCCCATTTAAAACGTACGATTATGGGTCGTGAAGTAGTGATCGCCGTGACTGCCGGCCAACTAGATCTCGGTCCCTGGGAACAGATATTTTATGGCGAATTCGACGGGAAACGAAAAAAGAGGGTTTTAATCAAGATTATCGGGGAATAG
- a CDS encoding ATP-binding cassette domain-containing protein, translating into MSKNNHLVDMQNIHKWFSGVCALKTVDFHVGYSEIVGLLGDNGAGKSTLIKILSGYHPPDEGRIFFEGKEMHFSSPREARSLGIETIYQEAAMVPKMSIMRNIFMGRELAQATLGFSRYLDISRMERESMEALQGVNLRLRSPHALVDELSGGQRQGVAIARAMYFKSKLVILDEPTSSLSIMESKKVLDFIKELKNQEISSIFISHNLYHVYPVVDRIIVLSHGQKIGDFQKEDTSIEEITQLMITP; encoded by the coding sequence ATGTCGAAAAACAATCATCTCGTCGATATGCAGAACATACATAAATGGTTCAGCGGGGTGTGCGCCCTAAAGACTGTTGATTTTCACGTTGGGTACAGTGAGATTGTCGGACTTCTGGGAGACAACGGAGCTGGCAAATCGACCCTGATCAAGATTCTTTCAGGATATCACCCGCCAGATGAGGGAAGGATCTTTTTTGAAGGAAAAGAGATGCATTTTTCTTCCCCCCGGGAAGCCCGCAGCCTGGGCATTGAAACCATTTATCAGGAAGCGGCCATGGTTCCAAAAATGAGTATCATGAGAAATATCTTCATGGGTCGGGAATTGGCTCAGGCCACACTGGGGTTTTCTCGTTATCTTGATATCTCCCGCATGGAAAGGGAATCTATGGAAGCCTTGCAAGGGGTGAACCTACGGTTGCGTTCCCCACATGCCTTGGTGGACGAACTTTCCGGAGGTCAAAGACAGGGCGTAGCCATCGCCCGGGCCATGTATTTCAAATCAAAATTGGTTATCCTTGACGAACCGACGAGCAGTTTATCGATCATGGAATCGAAAAAAGTACTGGATTTTATTAAAGAGCTCAAAAACCAGGAGATATCGAGCATTTTTATTTCCCATAACCTATATCATGTTTACCCGGTGGTCGACCGCATCATCGTTCTCAGTCACGGGCAAAAGATAGGCGATTTTCAAAAAGAAGATACATCCATCGAGGAAATCACCCAGCTAATGATCACCCCCTGA
- a CDS encoding ABC transporter permease encodes MNQIKKVLLLREISSFIMLFVVILVFFLISPLFLSRHNIGVVLEIIPELGIVAVGVTMLMISGEFDLSVGSVFAFTPIMLIMLVDAGMYTILALATALLMAIGIGALHGFITLTFGIPSFITTLGGMMIWRGAILLITGGWPPFFPPEINTHFLVGRIGILRASIIWYVVITVVIWIILERTDFGNWVFATGGNQFAARAMGIETNRVKLLNFMLCSFLAGFTGIVQSFRLGTSIPTMGTGLELEAIAATVIGGTALAGGVGTVIGTLVGSFLIRVIDNGLVMARAPGYWFRVFIGIATISAVILNIYVRERAKKLRC; translated from the coding sequence ATGAATCAAATTAAGAAAGTTCTTTTACTTCGGGAAATCAGCAGTTTCATTATGCTCTTCGTAGTTATTTTGGTTTTCTTTCTGATTTCCCCCCTCTTTTTAAGCCGGCACAACATCGGGGTCGTCCTCGAGATCATCCCAGAACTTGGTATTGTGGCTGTTGGGGTAACCATGCTCATGATCTCAGGGGAATTCGACCTTTCGGTAGGTTCGGTATTTGCTTTTACTCCAATAATGCTGATCATGTTGGTTGATGCTGGAATGTATACGATTTTAGCGTTAGCTACAGCCCTCTTGATGGCCATCGGCATTGGGGCGCTACATGGTTTTATTACCCTTACTTTCGGTATTCCTTCCTTCATTACCACCCTTGGTGGAATGATGATCTGGCGAGGTGCGATCTTGCTCATTACCGGAGGGTGGCCGCCTTTTTTCCCTCCGGAGATTAATACCCATTTTTTGGTTGGTCGTATCGGGATCTTGCGTGCCTCCATTATCTGGTATGTGGTGATCACCGTCGTTATCTGGATCATTTTAGAGCGAACCGACTTTGGAAACTGGGTCTTCGCCACCGGTGGAAATCAATTCGCCGCCCGGGCTATGGGCATCGAAACCAATCGGGTTAAACTGTTAAATTTCATGCTCTGTTCTTTTTTGGCCGGTTTTACCGGGATTGTTCAATCTTTCCGTCTCGGTACCAGCATCCCAACTATGGGAACGGGGCTGGAACTTGAGGCCATCGCAGCGACAGTGATTGGGGGAACCGCTCTGGCTGGCGGGGTGGGAACGGTTATCGGAACTCTAGTCGGTTCGTTCCTGATCCGGGTGATCGATAACGGGTTGGTGATGGCCCGTGCACCTGGTTACTGGTTCCGGGTGTTCATTGGGATTGCCACCATTTCGGCCGTCATTCTCAATATCTATGTCCGAGAACGCGCGAAGAAATTGAGGTGTTAG
- a CDS encoding 6-bladed beta-propeller → MVFDAQGSLLREWGNRGNGPGEFSYPEGITVDREGYVYVTDWNNRVQKFDPSGQPITQWGQWGDGPGEFNNPRGIAVDREGSVYVVDTGNFRLQKFDPNGEFLTAWGSDGDGPGEFSFSDLSLAGVAVNPLGQVFVSDAGNDRIQVFDSNGHFLRFLYRAQRHQEVFLTLDFPSDPPYFTPAGLGFDHDGNLFVADDWSHSILKFDPDLQLRQAWSRLETTDVPGQIRPDMSTMRSVDGIAVDRTGRVYVSHGLQPYLVYGFQPSLRETPTPWTSEGAQIPPPAPEPSPIQPPEIPRMREGKPFLSIVSIEPYDPPHSPAIPAFRVVSIEPVDRTPEPPTSQTLQVMTIEPLITPPPLPPIPEPTPVLTPPPVPTIPPEEKIPPVPSTPTPTPTPTPTPTPTPMPTPTPDSVLLLSPSDLSEIKTGESIRFTVTLLNQPPSVTEVKYVWSFGDGTDPVHSDDRDLTHTFQRSGTFDITAKAFDKATGTMVAMVRIPLRVITPGPALLTHRENYPNGQPRLQYTYYIDSAGNRVKHGTKTSWYDNGRKRAEGPYQDGKRQGTWTSWYDNGSIGQSGPYVNDIRHGTWTYITGTAGRNQKALS, encoded by the coding sequence GTGGTCTTTGATGCTCAGGGGAGCCTTCTGCGGGAATGGGGAAACCGGGGGAACGGACCCGGTGAGTTCTCTTACCCTGAAGGAATCACTGTGGACCGGGAAGGGTACGTGTATGTCACTGACTGGAACAACCGGGTTCAGAAATTCGACCCATCGGGACAACCCATCACCCAGTGGGGTCAATGGGGGGATGGTCCCGGTGAATTCAACAATCCCCGGGGAATCGCGGTGGATCGGGAAGGGTCAGTCTATGTGGTCGACACCGGGAATTTCCGTCTGCAAAAATTCGACCCGAACGGGGAATTTCTCACCGCCTGGGGATCGGACGGGGATGGACCGGGAGAATTTTCCTTTTCCGATCTTTCCCTGGCCGGAGTAGCGGTCAATCCTCTCGGCCAGGTTTTCGTCAGTGACGCCGGAAACGACCGGATCCAGGTGTTTGACTCCAACGGACACTTCCTCCGGTTTCTTTACCGGGCACAACGGCACCAGGAGGTGTTCCTGACTCTGGATTTTCCTTCCGATCCACCCTACTTCACTCCCGCCGGCCTGGGCTTCGACCACGACGGTAACCTGTTTGTCGCCGACGACTGGTCGCACTCGATCCTGAAGTTCGACCCGGATCTCCAACTCCGCCAGGCCTGGTCGAGACTGGAAACCACCGATGTTCCCGGCCAAATCCGCCCGGATATGTCCACCATGCGCTCAGTTGACGGGATCGCCGTGGATCGGACGGGCAGGGTATATGTTTCCCACGGCCTGCAACCCTACCTGGTATACGGCTTCCAGCCCTCACTTCGAGAAACGCCCACTCCGTGGACCAGCGAAGGAGCACAGATCCCTCCGCCTGCCCCGGAACCCTCTCCGATTCAGCCTCCGGAAATACCCCGGATGAGAGAGGGTAAACCTTTTCTTTCCATCGTATCCATCGAACCATATGACCCGCCGCACTCACCAGCCATACCAGCGTTCCGTGTGGTCTCCATCGAACCAGTCGATCGGACACCCGAACCTCCAACCAGCCAGACACTTCAGGTCATGACCATAGAACCCTTGATCACCCCGCCACCCCTACCGCCCATACCGGAACCGACTCCAGTTCTCACTCCGCCACCGGTACCGACCATTCCACCTGAGGAGAAAATACCCCCTGTGCCATCGACTCCGACGCCGACTCCGACTCCGACGCCGACACCGACTCCGACGCCGATGCCGACGCCGACTCCTGATTCTGTTCTCCTGCTGAGTCCATCCGATCTTTCAGAGATCAAAACCGGTGAATCGATCCGTTTCACCGTGACCCTCTTAAACCAACCGCCCTCGGTTACTGAGGTCAAGTACGTCTGGAGTTTCGGAGACGGAACAGACCCGGTCCACAGTGATGACCGGGATCTTACTCATACCTTCCAACGAAGCGGAACGTTCGATATCACCGCCAAAGCCTTCGACAAGGCAACGGGAACGATGGTAGCCATGGTGAGGATACCGTTACGGGTCATCACCCCCGGCCCGGCCCTTTTGACCCACCGGGAAAATTATCCGAACGGCCAGCCCAGGCTTCAATACACCTACTACATCGATTCAGCGGGAAACCGTGTCAAACACGGTACCAAAACCTCCTGGTATGACAATGGCAGGAAGCGGGCGGAAGGACCATACCAGGATGGAAAAAGGCAGGGTACCTGGACTTCATGGTATGACAACGGATCCATCGGCCAGAGCGGCCCCTACGTGAATGACATTCGTCACGGCACCTGGACATATATTACCGGAACGGCCGGAAGGAATCAGAAGGCCCTTTCCTGA